Proteins encoded by one window of Flavobacterium sp. N502540:
- a CDS encoding sensor histidine kinase — MSELPHEIKLTYIIAIIVMLLFVCFIIIVVFIYNKKQLIQQQENQIKESEFQNQLLQKELERQKAIQVERERISQDMHDDLGAGISAIKLQAEFLKYKMPEESFSEDLEVIITTSEDMNLAMREILWSLNSQNDTIGNFIEYVSLYVKRFLDKTTITFQLDSNIIEKETNLSVKARRNLFLVVKEAVHNVYKHSEATNLLIRFEESDISFKIEIIDDGIGFSETIQKGNGINNMSLRMEAIHGTFKIVSAQKGTHLLFVCPLEDQILEQYSKESF; from the coding sequence ATGAGCGAGCTGCCTCACGAAATAAAACTTACTTATATCATTGCCATCATAGTGATGCTACTTTTTGTTTGTTTTATAATTATCGTCGTGTTTATTTACAACAAAAAACAGCTTATTCAGCAGCAGGAAAACCAAATCAAAGAAAGCGAGTTTCAAAACCAGTTGCTGCAGAAAGAATTAGAACGTCAGAAAGCAATTCAAGTAGAAAGAGAGCGTATTTCGCAGGATATGCATGATGATCTTGGTGCCGGAATTTCGGCCATAAAACTTCAGGCAGAATTTTTAAAATATAAAATGCCTGAAGAAAGTTTTTCGGAAGATCTGGAAGTCATTATAACTACTTCAGAAGATATGAATTTAGCCATGAGAGAAATTCTCTGGAGTCTGAATTCTCAAAATGATACTATTGGTAATTTTATAGAATATGTGAGTCTCTATGTCAAACGTTTTTTAGACAAAACGACTATAACATTTCAGCTAGATTCGAATATCATTGAAAAAGAAACCAATTTATCTGTAAAAGCCAGAAGAAATCTCTTTTTGGTAGTAAAAGAAGCCGTACACAATGTATACAAACACAGTGAGGCCACTAACCTACTGATTAGATTTGAGGAATCTGATATTTCGTTTAAAATTGAAATCATCGATGACGGTATCGGATTTTCTGAAACGATTCAAAAAGGAAATGGTATCAACAATATGTCGCTTCGAATGGAAGCCATACATGGCACTTTTAAAATTGTTTCTGCTCAAAAAGGGACACATTTATTGTTTGTGTGCCCCTTAGAAGATCAAATTTTAGAACAGTACAGCAAAGAATCTTTTTAA